In a single window of the Gemmatimonadota bacterium genome:
- a CDS encoding BrnT family toxin: protein MRFTWDPNKSERTRLERGFDFDFASASFAGRTVEWDDVRRDYGERRIVAVGATRGRILTICYTDRMQAGEHVERRIISARRSNPREKKSYAAGGENG from the coding sequence ATGCGATTCACCTGGGACCCCAACAAGAGTGAGAGGACCCGCCTCGAACGCGGCTTCGACTTCGATTTTGCCAGCGCAAGCTTCGCCGGGCGGACTGTCGAATGGGATGATGTCCGGCGCGACTACGGTGAGCGGCGCATCGTGGCGGTCGGGGCAACTCGAGGCAGGATCCTGACCATCTGCTATACCGATCGGATGCAAGCAGGAGAGCACGTCGAGCGTCGCATCATTTCAGCCCGAAGGAGTAACCCCCGTGAGAAGAAATCGTACGCGGCTGGTGGTGAAAACGGCTGA
- a CDS encoding type II toxin-antitoxin system VapC family toxin — MLLLDSNIYIAAFNDSAFGRSFREFHRAQLPQLLLSAVVAHELLVGARTPRKLRDLTRGLLEPFRTRRRLHTPGYSTWQLAAGIDRRLRISGKYAASLAQRSFANDLLIAATARELGATIVTSNLSDFRLIADVVPIKFVAPWPS, encoded by the coding sequence GTGTTGCTCCTCGATTCGAATATCTACATCGCGGCGTTCAATGACTCGGCCTTCGGCAGGTCGTTTCGGGAATTCCATCGGGCGCAATTGCCGCAACTTCTCCTCAGTGCCGTGGTCGCCCACGAGTTGCTCGTGGGGGCCCGGACCCCGCGCAAGCTGCGTGACCTGACCCGGGGACTGCTCGAGCCGTTTCGCACAAGGCGGCGGCTGCACACTCCCGGATACTCGACCTGGCAGCTGGCCGCTGGCATCGACCGGCGCCTGCGGATCAGCGGCAAGTACGCCGCGAGCTTGGCGCAGCGGAGCTTCGCGAACGACCTCCTCATCGCGGCGACGGCACGCGAACTCGGCGCTACCATCGTGACCAGCAACCTCAGTGACTTCAGGCTGATCGCCGACGTCGTTCCCATCAAATTCGTCGCCCCCTGGCCGAGCTGA
- a CDS encoding BrnA antitoxin family protein: MRRNRTRLVVKTADQLGPGFADFARMDAMTEEEIERTSPPELANLPDDFWVGGRVVEPVIKLPISIRVDEDVLDWFRSQGPRYQTKMNAVLRAHMKEHAKPAARKPAPRKKRAKS; this comes from the coding sequence GTGAGAAGAAATCGTACGCGGCTGGTGGTGAAAACGGCTGACCAGCTGGGGCCGGGCTTCGCCGATTTCGCGCGTATGGACGCGATGACCGAGGAGGAGATCGAACGTACCTCTCCCCCGGAACTTGCCAATCTTCCTGATGATTTCTGGGTGGGTGGGAGAGTGGTCGAGCCCGTCATCAAGCTTCCGATCTCTATCCGAGTGGATGAGGACGTGCTCGACTGGTTTCGCAGCCAGGGTCCGCGCTACCAGACCAAGATGAACGCGGTGCTGCGCGCACATATGAAGGAGCATGCCAAGCCAGCGGCACGAAAGCCGGCGCCACGGAAGAAGCGCGCGAAGTCGTAA